Proteins found in one Onychomys torridus chromosome 21, mOncTor1.1, whole genome shotgun sequence genomic segment:
- the LOC118571901 gene encoding zinc finger protein 431-like has translation MVCGSAVKAGLLLCVLGCDHCCWEPEGERVSSESSMDAVTYEDVHVNFTHEEWALLDPSQKSLYKDVMLETCWNLTCIGYKWEDYNIEEHCQSSRRNGRYIICHSQYKPCEHKEYGKKHCSSVSLRTTGRYVVVPTMRRLDDCDTSLQLIGFPTSVGIHQQIHIGEKPYECQEYGNSYLFTGSTCSVAHSIRKCYEYNECVQTSYSSDTLQSCEKAYMERENNKCELSTKGFSNYRHPQTHTNNNNEEYLCECNQCDKAFRSDCSLEVHQRTHLEGKSYEYNQSYKAFECHSLHQVHRLQTREKRYEYQQCDKAFACPTYVQIHNRGYNGKKAYECNQCGKTFAYNSHLLTHLKSHNREKPYECNECGKAFAQKSSLQSHERIHTREKPYECNQCAKAFAMKNNLLSHERIHNGEKSYECNECGKAFAQKCSLHNHERSHRGEKPYKCSQCGKAFAWKNYLHSHERIHTREKPYECNQCDKVFALKKCLLRHLRIHAGVKPYECKQCGKTLARKSSLHSHERIHTGEKPYKCSQCGKAFAWKNYLHSHERIHTREKPYECNQCGKAFVEKSSLNSHKRSHSGEKPYECNECGKAFSGKSSLRSHERIHTGEKPYECNQCGKAFAWGELPASNAASALAIAIFSSLRLRAKRHSKNNTNTNPAKITAPLWQHFPLKSSIRFFMIG, from the exons GATGCAGTAACCTATGAGGATGTGCATGTGAACTTCACCCATgaagagtgggctttgctggatccttcccagaagagtctctacaaagatgtgatgctggaaaccTGCTGGAACCTCACTTGTATAG GTTACAAATGGGAAGACTATAatattgaagaacattgtcagagctctagaagaaatggaag GTATATCATCTGTCACTCTCAGTACAAGCCATGTGAGCATAAGGAATATGGAAAGAAGCATTGTAGTTCTGTCTCTCTCAGAACAACTGGAAGATATGTGGTAGTCCCCACTATGAGAAGACTTGATGACTGTGATACAAGTTTACAATTAATTGGTTTTCCAACTTCAGTGGGAATTCATCAACAAATTCACATTGGAGAAAAACCTTATGAGTGCCAGGAATATGGAAATTCGTATCTCTTTACTGGTTCTACATGTAGTGTGGCTCACAGTATAAGAAAATGTTATGAATACAATGAGTGTGTTCAAACATCGTATTCTTCAGATACTCTTCAAAGTTGTGAAAAAGCTTatatggaaagagaaaataataaatgtgagtTATCTACTAAAGGCTTTAGCAATTACAGGCatcctcaaacacacacaaacaacaataatGAAGAGTATctctgtgaatgtaatcaatgtgataaggCCTTTAGATCTGATTGCTCTTTAGAAGTACACCAAAGAACTCATCTGGAAGGAAAATCTTATGAGTATAATCAAAGTTATAAGGCCTTTGAATGTCACAGTCTTCATCAAGTACATAGACTTCAAACTAGGGAGAAAAGGTATGAATATCagcaatgtgataaagcctttgcatGTCCCACATATGTTCAAATTCATAATAGAGGTTAtaatggaaagaaagcttatgaatgtaatcaatgtggtaaaacctttgcataTAACAGCCATCTTCTCACTCATCTAAAAAGTCATAAtcgagagaaaccctatgaatgtaatgaatgtggtaaagcctttgcacagaagagtagtcttcaaagtcatgaaagaattcataccagagagaagccctatgaatgtaatcagtgtgctAAAGCCTTTGCAATGAAGAATAATCTGCTTAGTCATGAAAGGATTCATAAtggagagaaatcctatgaatgtaatgaatgtggtaaagcctttgcacagaagTGTAGTCTTCACAATCATGAAAGAAGTCATagaggagagaaaccctataaatgtagtcaatgtggtaaagcatttgcatgGAAGAATtatcttcacagtcatgaaagaattcatactagagagaaaccctatgaatgtaatcagtgtgataaAGTATTTGCATTGAAGAAATGTCTTCTCAGGCATTTAAGAATCCATGCTGGAgtgaaaccctatgaatgtaaacaatgtggtaaaacccTTGCACGGAAGAGTAGtcttcacagtcatgaaagaattcatactggagagaaaccctataaatgtagtcaatgtggtaaagcatttgcatgGAAGAATtatcttcacagtcatgaaagaattcatactagagagaaaccctatgaatgtaatcaatgtggtaaagcctttgttgAGAAGAGTAGTCTTAACAGTCATAAAAGAAGtcatagtggagagaaaccctatgaatgtaatgaatgtggtaaagccttttcaGGGAAGAGTAGTCTTcgcagtcatgaaagaattcatacaggagagaaaccctatgaatgtaatcagtgtggtaaagccttt GCTTGGGGAGAACTGCCTGCTTCCAACGCTGCCAGCGCTCTAGCAATTGCAATCTTCTCCAGCCTGCGACTTCGGGCTAAGCGGCACAGcaagaacaacaccaacacaAATCCCGCTAAGATTACCGCGCCCTTGTGGCAACACTTTCCATTGAAATCTAGCATCAGGTTCTTCATGATTGGTTGA